In Listeria monocytogenes, the following proteins share a genomic window:
- a CDS encoding nuclear transport factor 2 family protein: MLLTRNEPFTAEKIQAKADILELVQFERFCRDNALWDAMETCFTKDSNVKISWFQGTGHGFIEASKKMTNPAPHKIYNIQVWIKNDRAVAIMQATIQTRTIINGVEMELNSDAKLVTRVERIDGKWYINAFEGVYEKDSLMPVVPSKNADVPAELLANFRKSYACLALSLTLNGYEIDNNLPGIDRPEQVTQFFKEADEWLLQ; the protein is encoded by the coding sequence ATGTTATTAACTAGAAACGAACCTTTTACCGCAGAAAAAATACAAGCAAAGGCAGACATCCTTGAGCTAGTTCAATTTGAACGATTTTGCCGCGATAATGCACTTTGGGACGCAATGGAAACCTGTTTTACAAAAGATTCAAACGTAAAAATTTCCTGGTTTCAAGGAACTGGGCATGGCTTTATTGAGGCATCAAAGAAAATGACCAACCCTGCACCACATAAAATATACAATATCCAAGTTTGGATTAAGAACGACCGAGCTGTGGCGATAATGCAAGCCACTATCCAAACACGCACCATCATAAATGGAGTAGAAATGGAACTTAATTCTGACGCCAAATTAGTGACACGAGTAGAACGAATCGATGGCAAATGGTACATTAATGCATTTGAAGGAGTTTATGAGAAAGACTCATTGATGCCAGTGGTTCCAAGTAAAAATGCTGATGTTCCTGCTGAGTTGTTAGCTAATTTTAGAAAAAGCTATGCTTGCCTAGCACTTTCATTAACATTAAACGGTTATGAGATTGATAATAATCTTCCCGGCATTGATCGCCCGGAGCAAGTGACTCAATTTTTCAAAGAAGCTGATGAGTGGTTGCTCCAATAA
- a CDS encoding SGNH/GDSL hydrolase family protein gives MKKSKTVQILLVFSVVALILSMVGVVSIWYGQKNHQTNNAKTTAKKETTVTKKQDMFKITALGDSLTYGVGDTEGGGYVRVVENFYKQKEKNVENVNLAISGAKSDQLLKQLDQKEVQNQIKSADVILMTIGGNDLFRGGEALDDFKSDAIKQAEASYTSNLKQIYQTIRNLNPSAPVFHIGLYNPFMSLENASEMSAVANEWNMQSQNLSQNEKNIIYVPTFDLFQQNGDAYLATDKFHPNHAGYQFIGNRVTEVIETGGGEGDDGASTSSN, from the coding sequence GTGAAAAAGAGTAAGACGGTTCAAATTCTATTAGTTTTTTCCGTTGTTGCGTTAATTTTGAGCATGGTTGGGGTGGTATCAATTTGGTATGGGCAGAAAAATCATCAAACGAATAATGCGAAAACCACCGCCAAAAAAGAGACTACAGTAACGAAAAAACAAGATATGTTTAAAATAACGGCGCTCGGTGATTCGCTTACATATGGCGTTGGCGATACAGAAGGCGGCGGGTATGTCCGAGTGGTGGAGAATTTCTACAAACAAAAAGAGAAAAATGTCGAGAATGTCAATCTTGCTATTAGCGGGGCGAAATCAGACCAGCTTCTCAAACAATTAGATCAAAAAGAAGTGCAAAACCAAATAAAATCAGCAGATGTTATTTTAATGACGATTGGCGGAAATGATTTGTTTCGCGGCGGGGAAGCGCTAGATGATTTTAAAAGCGATGCGATTAAACAAGCCGAAGCAAGTTATACGAGCAATCTAAAACAAATTTACCAAACGATACGGAATTTAAATCCATCCGCGCCAGTTTTTCATATTGGGCTGTATAATCCGTTTATGTCGTTAGAAAATGCGAGCGAAATGTCGGCAGTTGCGAATGAGTGGAACATGCAAAGTCAAAATCTATCTCAAAACGAGAAAAATATCATTTATGTTCCGACTTTTGATTTATTTCAGCAAAATGGGGATGCATATTTAGCGACTGATAAATTCCATCCAAATCATGCCGGATATCAGTTTATCGGTAATCGGGTGACGGAGGTTATAGAGACGGGAGGAGGAGAAGGCGATGACGGAGCGAGCACTTCAAGTAACTAA
- a CDS encoding ABC transporter ATP-binding protein, which produces MTERALQVTNLHKKIRKREIIKGISFEVMPGEVFGFLGPNGAGKTTTIRMIVGLIKPTSGTILIGGKDIRKNFTEAMRGLGSIVENPEFYSFLTGQENLAYFARMDSSIKKERIQEVTELVGLEKRINDRVSTYSLGMRQRLGIAQALLSNPKLLILDEPTNGLDPSGIHEMRDFIRALARNEGISVLVSSHLLSEIELLCDRVAIMTDGTIIKTDQVAHLLSSRAQLRWRVTPIEQAKAFLESVTEVEVDGEYLVTAMNEESAEWNEQLVAKGIKVHEIDKRKPSLEDLFLELTGGQSID; this is translated from the coding sequence ATGACGGAGCGAGCACTTCAAGTAACTAATCTGCATAAAAAAATTCGTAAACGAGAAATTATCAAAGGTATTTCTTTTGAAGTAATGCCCGGGGAAGTTTTTGGGTTTCTTGGACCGAATGGAGCTGGGAAAACGACGACGATTCGAATGATTGTCGGCTTAATCAAACCAACGTCTGGAACGATTTTAATTGGTGGCAAAGATATTCGCAAAAATTTCACCGAAGCAATGCGAGGTCTTGGTTCGATCGTTGAAAACCCGGAATTTTATAGCTTTTTAACAGGACAAGAAAATTTGGCGTATTTTGCCCGAATGGATTCTTCGATTAAAAAAGAACGTATTCAAGAAGTAACCGAGCTAGTTGGGCTAGAAAAGCGGATAAACGACCGAGTTTCTACGTATTCACTTGGTATGCGCCAACGTTTAGGGATTGCTCAAGCATTACTTTCGAATCCGAAATTATTAATTCTTGATGAACCAACAAACGGTCTCGATCCATCTGGAATTCATGAAATGCGCGACTTTATCCGTGCTCTGGCTAGAAATGAAGGTATTAGTGTACTTGTTTCTTCCCATTTATTAAGTGAAATTGAACTTTTATGTGATCGGGTGGCGATTATGACGGACGGGACGATTATTAAAACCGACCAAGTTGCGCACCTGCTCAGTTCTCGTGCGCAATTACGCTGGCGGGTGACTCCAATAGAACAAGCCAAAGCCTTTTTGGAAAGTGTGACCGAAGTGGAAGTGGACGGGGAGTACCTAGTGACAGCTATGAATGAGGAAAGTGCAGAGTGGAACGAACAACTCGTTGCAAAAGGCATCAAAGTCCATGAAATCGACAAGCGAAAACCATCCCTTGAAGATCTATTCCTTGAGTTAACGGGAGGTCAGTCTATTGATTAA
- a CDS encoding ABC transporter permease, whose translation MINLVYNEQLKLWRKKRLIVILALVAIIVAIFTYAQFRHHQEDEKQAGTSDWHVQTQQQIVDLENRLGTGRLPEEYQKYFKVLVGQLQYYLDHDINPNAPGAPTFLKTFVENGISLLFPLFIMVIAADLISAETSAGTMKFLLTRPVKRWRILTSKYVSMLLSISAIMVLSAVIAYLISGIVFGYGGWDAPVLTGFGMKDGAVTTTDVYQLPVWQLLLMEFGLAWFVSMVVGVLTMFVSVLVRSTAAVMGIMLASLITGTILTNLVSSWPSAKYLFMVNLQLTNYLNGSSPPVEGMTLNFSMLVLTAWMLVAFVLSYFIFTKRDVY comes from the coding sequence TTGATTAATTTAGTGTATAATGAGCAATTAAAACTTTGGCGCAAAAAGCGACTCATCGTTATTTTAGCGTTGGTGGCAATTATTGTAGCGATTTTCACGTATGCGCAATTCAGACATCATCAAGAAGATGAAAAGCAAGCTGGGACAAGCGATTGGCATGTACAGACTCAGCAACAAATCGTCGACCTTGAAAATCGACTTGGCACAGGGCGGCTTCCCGAAGAATATCAAAAATATTTTAAAGTGCTTGTCGGGCAACTACAATATTATTTAGATCATGACATCAACCCAAATGCACCTGGAGCACCAACTTTCCTAAAAACGTTTGTTGAAAATGGTATTAGTTTATTGTTTCCACTTTTTATCATGGTTATAGCAGCCGATTTAATCAGTGCTGAAACAAGTGCGGGAACGATGAAGTTCTTGCTGACAAGACCTGTGAAGCGATGGCGGATTTTGACGAGTAAATATGTTTCAATGTTGCTTTCGATTTCCGCGATTATGGTGTTGTCTGCCGTTATTGCCTATCTGATTTCTGGGATTGTCTTTGGCTACGGTGGCTGGGACGCGCCAGTTCTCACCGGATTTGGCATGAAAGATGGTGCTGTGACAACAACAGATGTGTACCAGCTTCCAGTTTGGCAATTACTACTCATGGAATTTGGACTTGCGTGGTTTGTCAGTATGGTGGTCGGCGTGTTAACGATGTTTGTATCGGTGCTCGTCCGCTCTACAGCCGCTGTAATGGGGATTATGCTTGCTTCCCTTATTACCGGAACGATTCTAACCAACCTTGTCAGCTCTTGGCCAAGCGCGAAATATTTATTTATGGTTAATTTACAACTAACGAATTACTTAAACGGCTCCAGCCCACCCGTCGAAGGCATGACATTGAATTTCTCGATGCTCGTGTTAACCGCGTGGATGCTAGTCGCATTCGTTTTATCCTATTTTATTTTCACCAAAAGAGATGTGTATTAA
- a CDS encoding VOC family protein — MIKGIHHVSALTKSFSENHHFYSDILGLRLVKNTVNQDNIHMRHLFYGDYTGSPGTLLTFFEVPRIGSSYNERAFFGNITLGIPKDTNSYWEKRLNDFAISFIKQGQTLTLQDPDTMGIILTEIPETISNPTIHTDIPAEKQIVRIIGADYHVPDPAATSQFFTDLFGLESQNGVLVDMSEMSFAKLHATSSDKKSRTGRGTIDHIAYTVETKEAVDELHDIAVRNDLEIEEFVDREYFKSLYIREPGGLRIEFASAGPGFTIDEPLETMGDRLALPSFLEEKRTEIETYFGGDLS, encoded by the coding sequence ATGATTAAAGGCATTCATCACGTATCCGCGCTAACGAAATCATTTAGCGAGAACCATCATTTTTATTCAGACATATTAGGGCTACGGCTCGTAAAAAATACAGTAAATCAAGACAATATTCACATGCGCCACCTATTTTACGGGGACTATACAGGAAGCCCGGGTACCTTGTTAACATTTTTCGAAGTACCTCGCATCGGCTCAAGCTACAACGAACGCGCCTTTTTCGGCAATATCACCCTAGGAATACCAAAAGACACAAACTCTTACTGGGAAAAAAGGCTAAACGATTTTGCCATTTCTTTCATAAAACAAGGCCAGACTTTAACCTTACAAGATCCCGATACAATGGGCATCATCCTAACGGAAATACCAGAAACCATTTCTAACCCAACCATCCACACCGATATCCCAGCCGAAAAACAAATTGTTCGGATTATCGGCGCTGACTATCACGTGCCAGATCCGGCCGCGACCAGCCAGTTTTTCACGGATTTATTTGGCTTAGAAAGTCAGAATGGGGTATTAGTAGATATGAGTGAGATGAGTTTTGCGAAACTTCACGCCACAAGTTCAGACAAAAAATCCCGAACAGGCCGCGGAACAATTGATCACATTGCCTATACCGTTGAAACCAAAGAAGCAGTTGATGAACTTCACGATATAGCCGTTCGAAACGATTTGGAAATTGAAGAATTCGTTGACCGCGAGTATTTTAAAAGTTTATATATCCGCGAACCAGGTGGTCTTAGGATTGAATTTGCAAGTGCTGGCCCCGGTTTTACAATAGACGAACCACTAGAAACAATGGGCGATAGACTAGCTTTACCAAGCTTTTTAGAAGAAAAAAGAACAGAAATAGAAACTTATTTTGGAGGAGATTTATCATGA
- a CDS encoding ring-cleaving dioxygenase produces the protein MIKDLKGIHHVTAMTSSAEKNYAFFTEVLGMRLVKKTVNQDDIHTYHLFFADDKGSAGTDMTFFDFPNLPKGRHGTDSISRVAFRVPSDAALEYWLDRFEQLEVPHSDIKTLFGKKYLTFQDFDDQQLQLISDENNEGVAAGTPWKNGPVPEKYAIYGLGPVFLTVVSLKNMEAILQTIFGFRKVTEEDGLHLYEVGEGGNGAQVIVEERTDIPAAMQGYGGVHHVAFRVEDHEELQKWIDRMNTIEAPNSGYVNRFYFESLYVPVSERILFEFATDGPGFASDEPYETLGEKLALPPFLEPKRAEIEKMVRPINTKRS, from the coding sequence ATGATTAAAGATTTAAAAGGAATTCACCACGTAACAGCAATGACAAGTAGTGCGGAGAAAAATTATGCGTTTTTTACAGAAGTTTTAGGAATGCGTTTAGTGAAAAAAACCGTTAACCAAGACGATATTCATACGTATCATTTGTTTTTCGCCGATGACAAAGGTTCAGCAGGAACGGATATGACATTTTTTGACTTCCCTAATTTACCAAAAGGACGTCACGGGACAGATAGTATTTCTCGCGTAGCTTTCCGAGTACCTAGTGATGCGGCGCTTGAATACTGGCTTGACCGTTTTGAACAATTAGAAGTTCCTCATAGCGATATCAAAACTCTATTTGGCAAAAAATATCTGACATTCCAAGATTTTGACGACCAACAATTACAACTGATTTCTGATGAAAATAACGAAGGGGTTGCAGCTGGAACTCCATGGAAAAACGGACCAGTTCCAGAAAAATATGCAATTTACGGTTTAGGACCAGTATTTTTAACGGTAGTTTCGCTCAAAAACATGGAAGCGATTTTGCAAACGATTTTTGGCTTTAGAAAAGTGACAGAAGAAGACGGTCTTCATTTATATGAGGTTGGCGAAGGTGGTAACGGGGCGCAAGTGATTGTCGAAGAGCGTACCGATATCCCAGCTGCAATGCAAGGCTACGGCGGCGTGCACCATGTAGCTTTCCGAGTAGAAGACCACGAAGAATTACAAAAATGGATTGATCGCATGAATACAATTGAAGCACCTAATTCTGGCTATGTAAACCGCTTCTACTTTGAATCATTGTATGTACCAGTTTCAGAACGAATTTTGTTTGAATTTGCAACAGATGGTCCGGGCTTTGCAAGTGATGAACCATACGAAACACTCGGTGAAAAATTAGCCTTGCCACCATTTTTAGAACCAAAACGAGCAGAAATTGAAAAAATGGTACGTCCGATTAATACGAAACGGAGCTGA
- a CDS encoding alpha/beta hydrolase, which translates to MEHIYIPGKNKDLAPLLLLHGTGGDEKSLVEVAEFIAGDAAVLSLRGDIKEGGANRFFKRFHDGSLDLEDLESKTAELITTTRELAEKYQLDFERMIAVGYSNGANIAANALLQAEDSFHKAILFHAMPAGNKQPEFSISHRNVFLSAGLNDPLITAKASEELVEILEKRGAKVETVWTAAGHSLTMEELEEAKKWYQNNQK; encoded by the coding sequence ATGGAACACATTTATATTCCAGGGAAAAATAAGGATTTAGCCCCACTATTACTACTTCACGGGACAGGCGGCGATGAAAAGTCGCTTGTCGAAGTGGCGGAATTTATCGCAGGTGACGCGGCTGTTTTATCGTTGCGCGGTGATATTAAAGAAGGCGGAGCAAATCGGTTTTTTAAAAGATTTCATGATGGTAGCTTAGATTTAGAAGACTTGGAAAGTAAAACCGCAGAATTAATCACTACAACACGCGAACTGGCTGAAAAATATCAATTGGATTTTGAACGAATGATTGCAGTAGGGTATTCAAATGGCGCAAACATCGCAGCCAACGCGCTACTACAAGCAGAAGATAGTTTCCATAAAGCGATTTTGTTTCATGCGATGCCAGCTGGAAATAAACAACCCGAATTTTCTATTAGCCACCGCAACGTATTTCTGTCCGCGGGCTTAAATGATCCCCTTATTACTGCGAAAGCCTCCGAAGAATTGGTGGAAATACTCGAAAAACGGGGCGCGAAAGTCGAGACAGTTTGGACAGCAGCTGGGCATTCTCTTACTATGGAAGAACTTGAAGAAGCAAAAAAATGGTATCAAAATAACCAGAAATGA
- a CDS encoding flavin reductase family protein produces MTIFKSADLSQKENYKFLTGSIIPRPIAFVTTLAEDGVTVNAAPFSFFNVVSSEPAIVSIAVQRANGEQKDTARNAAFTKELNIHIVSESFVGEMNKTAARLAPDVSEIDKTSLYLEQVPGMKTPKISEANIVLTAKLEQIIPIKNDADEIVSDLILARILTYDFADEVFDSEHHYILPEKLEPVARLAGNDYTKLGDIFRIERPN; encoded by the coding sequence ATGACTATTTTTAAAAGTGCTGATTTATCTCAAAAAGAAAACTACAAATTTTTAACTGGAAGTATTATTCCGCGACCAATTGCTTTTGTAACAACGCTTGCTGAAGACGGGGTGACGGTTAACGCCGCCCCGTTCAGTTTTTTTAATGTTGTTTCAAGCGAGCCAGCGATAGTTTCGATAGCTGTTCAACGCGCGAATGGCGAGCAAAAAGATACAGCGAGGAATGCGGCTTTTACGAAAGAATTAAATATTCATATTGTTAGTGAGTCTTTTGTGGGAGAAATGAATAAAACCGCCGCTCGACTGGCACCAGATGTGAGCGAAATCGATAAGACAAGCTTGTATTTAGAGCAAGTTCCTGGAATGAAAACACCGAAGATTTCCGAGGCCAATATCGTGCTTACAGCTAAACTAGAACAAATTATTCCGATTAAAAATGATGCTGATGAAATTGTTTCTGATTTAATTCTGGCACGTATTTTGACATATGATTTCGCAGACGAAGTGTTTGATTCTGAGCATCACTATATTTTGCCAGAAAAGCTTGAACCAGTTGCCAGACTCGCTGGAAATGACTATACAAAACTTGGCGATATTTTCCGGATTGAAAGGCCAAATTAA
- the hflX gene encoding GTPase HflX, protein MERKVLIVGISQKQKDFDYSMEELANLAAANNMEVVGEIRQNIDRENRATYVGKGKVDEIKGLAEMQDARLIIFNDELSPSQIRNLEEALELDVMDRTGLILAIFANRAKTKEAQLQVQIAKLQYELPRIFGQGEDMDQQSGKGGLSNRGSGEKKIETDRRTIKHQIRHLQKELDMLVDDREVRRRKRKKNEIPVVSLVGYTNAGKSTTMNGLVRAYSETADKQVFEKDMLFATLETSVREIVLPDNKQFLLTDTVGFVSKLPHQLVKAFRSTLEEARDADLLIHVVDYSDPHYKTMMKTTEETLKAVGVEDVPVIYAYNKADLLEDEIYPKQTENTIVFSAREEESLVFLTEVIRKELFASYEKATFLIPFEAGQVVAYLNEHADVLETEYLENGTQIVAEVSPADLQKLAEYQIAE, encoded by the coding sequence ATGGAGAGAAAAGTATTAATCGTTGGTATAAGTCAAAAACAAAAAGATTTTGATTATTCAATGGAAGAATTAGCCAATTTAGCGGCTGCAAATAATATGGAAGTAGTAGGTGAAATACGGCAAAATATCGATCGTGAAAATCGCGCCACGTATGTTGGGAAAGGAAAAGTGGATGAAATCAAAGGGCTCGCAGAAATGCAGGATGCTCGCTTGATTATTTTTAACGATGAGCTTTCGCCGTCGCAAATTAGGAACCTAGAAGAAGCGTTGGAACTGGATGTAATGGACAGAACAGGCTTGATTTTAGCTATTTTTGCGAACCGAGCAAAAACAAAAGAAGCCCAACTTCAAGTCCAAATCGCCAAATTACAATATGAACTTCCGCGGATTTTTGGACAAGGGGAAGATATGGACCAACAAAGCGGAAAGGGCGGGCTTAGCAACCGTGGTTCAGGTGAAAAGAAAATCGAAACCGACCGCCGTACCATCAAACATCAAATCCGCCATTTACAAAAAGAGTTAGACATGCTCGTAGATGATCGTGAAGTACGTCGTCGCAAACGGAAGAAAAATGAGATTCCTGTAGTATCGCTCGTTGGTTATACGAATGCTGGAAAATCAACGACAATGAATGGCTTAGTACGTGCATATAGCGAAACTGCAGACAAGCAAGTTTTTGAGAAAGACATGCTGTTTGCCACGCTTGAAACGAGTGTGCGCGAGATTGTTTTACCGGATAACAAGCAATTTTTACTCACAGATACGGTTGGCTTTGTTAGTAAACTGCCACATCAATTAGTGAAAGCATTCCGTTCCACTTTAGAAGAAGCGCGCGATGCCGATTTGCTCATTCATGTGGTAGATTATTCGGATCCGCATTACAAAACAATGATGAAGACGACGGAAGAAACGTTGAAAGCAGTTGGAGTGGAAGATGTTCCAGTCATTTATGCATACAATAAAGCGGATCTTTTAGAAGACGAAATATATCCAAAACAGACGGAAAATACGATTGTCTTTTCAGCGAGGGAAGAAGAAAGTTTAGTCTTTTTAACCGAAGTGATTCGCAAAGAATTGTTTGCCAGCTATGAAAAAGCAACCTTCTTAATTCCGTTTGAAGCGGGGCAAGTTGTCGCTTATTTAAATGAGCATGCCGATGTTTTAGAAACCGAATACTTGGAGAATGGTACGCAGATTGTGGCGGAAGTAAGCCCGGCTGATTTACAAAAACTAGCAGAATACCAAATTGCTGAATAA